A single region of the Sphaeramia orbicularis chromosome 6, fSphaOr1.1, whole genome shotgun sequence genome encodes:
- the LOC115420408 gene encoding LOW QUALITY PROTEIN: cilia- and flagella-associated protein 251-like (The sequence of the model RefSeq protein was modified relative to this genomic sequence to represent the inferred CDS: inserted 2 bases in 1 codon; deleted 1 base in 1 codon), translating to MNPDDLVQRLGAEVCGVEVEKEKEKEVDMEKEVEKDKDMEKEVGVEEVEEEKEEEEEEKKKEKVEEEKKEKEEEEKKEKVEEEVEEEKKEEEEEEKKEKVEEEVEEEKKEEVEEEKEEEEEEEKKEKVEEEVEEEKKEEVEEEKEEEEEEEKEEEVEEEEKKEEVEEEXRRMEEEEEKEEEVEEEEKKEEVEEEKKDGGEEEKEEEVEEEEKKEEVEKEEEKKEEVEEEEKEEEKKEEEKTEEIEEVEEQRL from the exons ATGAACCCAGATGACTTAGTCCAGCGACTGGGAGCAGAGGTCT GTGGGGTGGAggtggagaaggagaaggagaaggaggtggACATGGAGAAGGAAGTGGAGAAGGACAAGGACATGGAGAAGGaggtgggggtggag gaggtagaggaggagaaggaggaggaggaagaggagaaaaagaaggagaaggttgaggaggagaagaaggagaaggaagaggaggaaaagaaggagaaggtagaggaggaggtagaggaggagaagaaggaggaggaagaggaggaaaagaaggagaaggtagaggaggaggtagaggaggagaagaaggaggaggtagaggaggagaaggaggaggaggaagaggaggaaaagaaggagaaggtagaggaggaggtagaggaggagaagaaggaggaggtagaggaggagaaggaggaggaggaagaggaggagaaggaggaggaggtagaagaggaggagaagaaggaggaggtagaggagga aagaaggatggaggaagaggaagagaaggaggaggaggtagaagaggaggagaagaaggaggaggtagaggaggagaagaaggatggagga gaggaagagaaagaggaggaggtagaggaggaggagaagaaggaggag gtagagaaggaggaggagaagaaggaggaggtagaggaggaggagaaggaggaagagaagaaggaagaggagaagacggaggagatagaggaggtggaggagcagAGGCTGTAA